Proteins encoded by one window of Salvia splendens isolate huo1 chromosome 7, SspV2, whole genome shotgun sequence:
- the LOC121740982 gene encoding protein NUCLEAR FUSION DEFECTIVE 6, mitochondrial-like isoform X1: MASFAARSVLRSAARISVGVKPRAPPSPFRLPSQNPLSARIFRSPVEMSSVSVASMLPYHTATASALLTSMLSVAPRTHAWTIEACNEGV, translated from the exons ATGGCCTCCTTCGCCGCCAGGTCTGTCTTGCGCTCCGCCGCCAGAATCTCCGTCGGCGTCAAGCCGAGGGCTCCTCCTTCTCCATTTCGTCTCCCATCCCAAAATCCCCTGTCCGCTCGCATTTTCAG GTCACCCGTGGAGATGAGCAGTGTTTCCGTGGCTTCGATGTTGCCCTACCACACCGCCACTGCCTCAGCTCTGCTTACCTCGATGCTTTCCGTCGCTCCGCGTACCCACGCTTGGACTAtcgagg CTTGCAATGAGGGGGTATGA
- the LOC121740982 gene encoding protein NUCLEAR FUSION DEFECTIVE 6, mitochondrial-like isoform X3, whose protein sequence is MASFAARSVLRSAARISVGVKPRAPPSPFRLPSQNPLSARIFRSPVEMSSVSVASMLPYHTATASALLTSMLSVAPRTHAWTIEGL, encoded by the exons ATGGCCTCCTTCGCCGCCAGGTCTGTCTTGCGCTCCGCCGCCAGAATCTCCGTCGGCGTCAAGCCGAGGGCTCCTCCTTCTCCATTTCGTCTCCCATCCCAAAATCCCCTGTCCGCTCGCATTTTCAG GTCACCCGTGGAGATGAGCAGTGTTTCCGTGGCTTCGATGTTGCCCTACCACACCGCCACTGCCTCAGCTCTGCTTACCTCGATGCTTTCCGTCGCTCCGCGTACCCACGCTTGGACTAtcgagg gGTTGTGA
- the LOC121740982 gene encoding protein NUCLEAR FUSION DEFECTIVE 6, mitochondrial-like isoform X2: MASFAARSVLRSAARISVGVKPRAPPSPFRLPSQNPLSARIFRSPVEMSSVSVASMLPYHTATASALLTSMLSVAPRTHAWTIEDG, from the exons ATGGCCTCCTTCGCCGCCAGGTCTGTCTTGCGCTCCGCCGCCAGAATCTCCGTCGGCGTCAAGCCGAGGGCTCCTCCTTCTCCATTTCGTCTCCCATCCCAAAATCCCCTGTCCGCTCGCATTTTCAG GTCACCCGTGGAGATGAGCAGTGTTTCCGTGGCTTCGATGTTGCCCTACCACACCGCCACTGCCTCAGCTCTGCTTACCTCGATGCTTTCCGTCGCTCCGCGTACCCACGCTTGGACTAtcgagg ATGGATGA